From Sphingomonas bisphenolicum, one genomic window encodes:
- a CDS encoding alpha-ketoglutarate-dependent dioxygenase AlkB family protein, giving the protein MTDLFSFQSGPEQIRLPGADVMYWPNLGLASDPEHYLHRLLSETPWRQESVRVWGKVHQQPRLIAWYGDPQSNYSYSGIKLSPLSWSELILEIRSVVEDMAGEVFNSVLLNYYRDGNDSMGFHSDDEKELGARPTIASVSLGAERALAFKSKVDESAKIAKVPLASGSLLLMKGETQRLYKHGIAKERGNIGPRVNLTFRRIGLS; this is encoded by the coding sequence ATGACCGATCTCTTCTCCTTTCAATCAGGGCCGGAACAAATTCGATTGCCGGGAGCCGATGTGATGTATTGGCCAAATCTGGGCCTTGCTTCAGACCCAGAACACTACTTGCACCGGCTCTTAAGTGAGACGCCTTGGCGACAAGAAAGCGTTCGGGTTTGGGGAAAAGTACATCAGCAGCCCCGATTGATAGCTTGGTATGGTGATCCTCAAAGTAACTACAGTTACTCCGGAATTAAACTTAGCCCTCTTTCATGGAGTGAATTGATTTTAGAAATACGATCTGTTGTCGAGGATATGGCCGGGGAGGTATTTAATAGCGTCCTTCTTAATTACTACAGAGACGGAAACGACAGCATGGGGTTCCACAGTGACGATGAGAAGGAATTAGGGGCGCGTCCGACCATCGCCTCTGTAAGTCTTGGTGCAGAACGAGCGCTGGCATTCAAGAGCAAGGTTGATGAATCCGCCAAAATAGCCAAGGTTCCTCTTGCATCAGGCAGCTTACTTCTAATGAAAGGTGAAACTCAGCGCCTATACAAACATGGGATCGCAAAGGAGCGAGGGAATATAGGACCAAGGGTCAATCTCACGTTTCGGCGCATAGGCCTCTCCTGA